One genomic segment of Drosophila melanogaster chromosome 3R includes these proteins:
- the CG1288 gene encoding uncharacterized protein, isoform A, which translates to MDISKAESQTPAGDRRSASPDYLRTLLQDILCFLVLLSVALLIVAGILFVVEDVSRLQQQHQHQPYHHHHHRHMRPDQIANELKGSPIEEAPREQGQVFRPHTWIRFFNCRNKVPQQQQEKVEREAVQFGPPTQDDQAQQIPLDAVQTYRPAIEPISLRSGGDYIDETINKNPNPELRHFLPNNIMI; encoded by the exons ATGGATATTTCCAAGGCCGAGAGTCAAACGCCCGCCGGAGATCGTCGATCTGCGAGTCCTGATTATCTGAGAACTCTGCTGCAGGACATCCTGTGTTTCCTGGTCCTGCTCTCGGTGGCCTTGCTAATTGTGGCTGGCATTTTGTTTGTGGTGGAGGACGTAAGCCggctccagcagcagcaccaacaccagccgtaccaccaccaccatcatcgcCACATGCGTCCGGATCAGATAGCCAATGAACTAAAAGGATCGCCGATCGAGGAGGCACCGAGGGAGCAAGGTCAAGTCTTCCGACCGCACACATGGATTCGATTCTTTAACTGCAGGAACAAGGtgccacagcaacagcaggaaaAAGTTGAAAGGGAGGCGGTTCAGTTTGGCCCACCAACGCAAGACGATCAGGCGCAGCAGATCCCATTAGATGCCGTTCAAACTTATCGCCCTGCCATAGAACCTATATCGCTGCGCTCTGGCGGAGATTACATAGATGAAACGATCAACAAAAACCCGAATCCGGAACTTCGCCATTTTCTGCCCA ATAATATTATGATCTAA